One window of Tepidanaerobacter acetatoxydans Re1 genomic DNA carries:
- the glmM gene encoding phosphoglucosamine mutase → MKSRLFGTDGVRGVANKDLSPLLAFKLGRAGAQVLSKLHKKPIMVVGKDTRISGDLLEAALIAGMCSQGADVLKVGIMPTPAIAYLTRHFNADAGVVISASHNPFEYNGIKFFDKNGYKLPDAMEDEIEALLEDTNGEIKNPIGSDVGKTYTEDAIRPYVDFIKSVIDKKLKFRGLKVALDCANGASYQVAPIILEELGADVHIINNQPDGTNINVNCGSTHPESLCKYVREIRADVGLSFDGDADRLIAVDEKGEIVDGDHIMAICGVHLKSRGLLKNETVVSTVMSNMGLEVALKNAGIQMMRAKVGDRYVLEEMLSSGYNFGGEQSGHIIFLDYNTTGDGILTGVKLIDVMVNENKTLSELRQIMKVYPQILINVTVADKSGYDSNKRIQEIIAENQELLGEKGRILVRPSGTEPLIRVMVEGEQQDLIEKVAKSVAEVIEQELR, encoded by the coding sequence ATGAAGTCCAGGCTATTTGGAACAGATGGGGTTAGAGGTGTAGCAAACAAAGACCTTTCACCGCTTTTAGCTTTTAAGCTGGGTCGAGCAGGCGCACAAGTTTTATCTAAGCTTCACAAAAAACCCATTATGGTAGTTGGTAAGGATACAAGGATATCGGGAGATTTACTGGAAGCTGCATTGATAGCCGGTATGTGTTCACAAGGTGCGGATGTTTTAAAGGTAGGAATTATGCCAACTCCTGCCATTGCCTATCTTACACGCCACTTTAACGCAGATGCCGGTGTAGTGATCTCTGCATCTCATAATCCATTCGAATATAATGGGATTAAGTTTTTTGATAAAAATGGTTATAAATTACCTGATGCCATGGAAGACGAAATCGAAGCACTGCTTGAGGATACTAATGGAGAAATAAAAAACCCTATAGGCTCAGATGTGGGAAAAACTTACACAGAAGATGCAATAAGACCCTATGTGGATTTTATAAAATCGGTGATAGATAAAAAACTTAAATTTAGGGGTTTAAAAGTAGCCTTAGATTGTGCCAATGGAGCATCTTACCAAGTGGCACCCATAATTTTAGAGGAATTAGGCGCAGATGTTCATATAATAAACAATCAACCTGATGGTACTAACATAAATGTTAATTGTGGTTCCACACATCCTGAGAGCCTTTGCAAATATGTTAGAGAAATAAGGGCTGATGTAGGCCTATCCTTCGATGGAGATGCAGACCGACTGATAGCTGTTGATGAAAAAGGTGAAATAGTAGATGGAGACCATATAATGGCCATTTGTGGGGTGCACCTGAAAAGTCGCGGACTTTTAAAAAATGAAACCGTAGTTTCCACTGTAATGAGTAATATGGGATTAGAAGTAGCCTTAAAGAATGCAGGTATACAAATGATGCGGGCGAAAGTAGGTGACCGCTATGTTCTTGAGGAAATGTTAAGCAGTGGTTACAATTTTGGCGGGGAACAATCAGGTCATATCATTTTTCTGGATTATAACACTACCGGTGATGGAATCCTAACCGGAGTGAAACTTATTGATGTAATGGTGAATGAAAATAAAACTCTTTCAGAGCTAAGGCAGATAATGAAGGTATACCCTCAAATACTTATAAATGTGACAGTGGCAGACAAATCCGGCTATGATAGCAATAAACGCATTCAAGAAATCATAGCAGAGAACCAAGAGCTTTTGGGTGAAAAAGGCAGAATTCTAGTTCGCCCGTCAGGTACTGAACCGCTGATTCGTGTAATGGTAGAAGGTGAACAGCAAGATTTAATTGAAAAAGTTGCAAAATCTGTTGCTGAAGTGATAGAACAAGAACTGAGATAA
- the trkA gene encoding Trk system potassium transporter TrkA, which translates to MKVIIAGAGDIGTELAKRLIADNHDVVVLEKDSEKISSLSNKLDAMLLQETGERISALVDAGVEEADVFIAVTDSDELNIMFCMIAKKLANIKTVARVRNPEYTSHKMLLTSEQLGIDIMIDPEGLTALEIAKLIKNPDVNEIEYFAGGKIELIALRVDKESELINQPLTILPVSPDYFVVGIFRENGQIVIPKGEDKFLPNDMVYVIKKTGTLTEFSSMVRSEKKRVKNVMILGGGKIGFKLAKILEGYKKNSMTIKLVEKSAQKCHILSDHLNKTLVLNADVADINFLKDENIESVDVLVSVTGSDELNILTSILGKKLGTSKTIVEINKPDYEILMQTLGIDSYISPRLLVAGRLSQLFRKSSIISETFLKDGRAEIIELAAADDSPLINQQLKALRLSAQGIIIGAILRNGKAVIPRGNDVILPKDRLIIFTQSENVKQVERLFCAFGTAKKHQGIHEGMIAN; encoded by the coding sequence GTGAAGGTAATAATCGCCGGAGCCGGCGATATAGGAACTGAGCTTGCAAAACGGTTAATTGCAGACAATCATGATGTGGTAGTTTTGGAAAAAGACAGTGAAAAGATTTCAAGCCTTTCAAATAAATTGGATGCTATGTTATTACAGGAAACCGGTGAACGCATCTCTGCTTTAGTTGATGCCGGCGTTGAAGAGGCCGATGTATTTATTGCTGTTACTGATAGTGATGAATTAAATATTATGTTTTGCATGATTGCAAAAAAACTAGCTAATATCAAAACCGTAGCACGAGTGAGAAACCCGGAATATACCAGCCATAAAATGTTGCTTACTAGCGAGCAGCTGGGCATAGATATTATGATTGATCCTGAAGGATTGACGGCTCTGGAGATAGCCAAACTCATAAAAAATCCCGATGTCAATGAAATCGAATACTTTGCCGGAGGAAAAATAGAACTCATAGCTCTTAGGGTCGACAAAGAATCCGAGCTGATAAATCAGCCGCTTACGATTTTACCGGTATCTCCGGATTACTTTGTTGTTGGAATTTTCCGCGAAAATGGCCAAATTGTCATTCCGAAGGGTGAGGATAAGTTTTTGCCTAATGACATGGTGTATGTCATAAAAAAGACCGGCACGCTTACTGAATTTAGCAGTATGGTAAGAAGTGAAAAAAAACGGGTTAAAAATGTGATGATTCTGGGCGGAGGGAAAATTGGGTTTAAGTTGGCTAAGATTTTGGAAGGTTACAAGAAAAATTCAATGACTATAAAACTGGTAGAAAAATCTGCCCAAAAGTGTCACATTCTAAGCGACCATCTTAATAAGACTCTGGTTTTAAATGCAGATGTAGCGGATATAAATTTTTTAAAAGACGAAAATATAGAGAGTGTAGATGTATTAGTATCTGTAACAGGGTCGGATGAATTAAATATTCTTACATCTATTTTAGGTAAAAAACTAGGCACATCTAAAACAATTGTCGAGATTAACAAACCGGACTATGAAATACTGATGCAGACACTGGGCATCGATTCCTATATAAGTCCGCGGTTATTAGTAGCAGGAAGGCTTTCTCAGCTTTTTAGAAAGTCAAGTATCATATCAGAGACATTTTTAAAGGATGGAAGAGCTGAAATAATTGAACTTGCCGCTGCTGATGATTCTCCTTTAATCAATCAGCAGTTAAAAGCGCTGCGTCTATCAGCACAAGGCATTATTATCGGTGCAATACTAAGAAACGGCAAAGCTGTCATCCCAAGAGGAAACGATGTTATTTTACCTAAAGACCGATTAATAATCTTTACTCAGTCTGAAAATGTCAAGCAGGTGGAACGGCTTTTTTGTGCCTTCGGAACAGCCAAGAAGCACCAAGGAATACATGAAGGGATGATAGCTAATTGA
- a CDS encoding TrkH family potassium uptake protein, with protein sequence MNLNTVRYILGTLLIVLGISMVPSLGWSIYYGDSDINAFLFSIVAAIIVGVLLRVKTYLRKDLGLREGFLIVTLGWILAGIFGALPFVFYGAVDTFIDGFFEAISGFTTTGATVINNVEALPHGILFWRSFTHWLGGMGIIVLFLAILPGVGAGGFHMFRAEVPGPSVSKLSSKIANTAKILWRIYMGLTILQTILLMVAGLDLFDSLTHTFGTVATGGFSTRALSVGAFKNPAAEIIILIFMAMSGVNFSLYYYLLKRQWDRVFGDEELKFYLGVIIVTTLLIAWNIRGLIPLKTDLFRTSAFQVVSIMTTTGYATANFDLWPAFSKMLLLLLMFFGGCAGSTGGAIKQIRMLILFKYCRRELTHTLHPKAVVPVKIGGKPIPDDVLRNILAFSYIYIALFVLGSLFIAMLGEDMITSVSSVAATLGNIGPGLGSVGPESTFSEIPQIGKLVLSFLMLMGRLEIFTVMLCFTPSFWQGVTIFGKPKDYSLRKDHSI encoded by the coding sequence TTGAACTTAAATACTGTACGCTATATTCTTGGCACTTTACTGATCGTTTTAGGAATTTCCATGGTTCCATCTCTGGGATGGTCGATTTATTATGGTGACAGCGATATCAATGCTTTTTTATTTTCAATCGTTGCCGCAATAATAGTTGGAGTGTTGCTGCGAGTGAAAACTTACTTGAGAAAAGATTTAGGCCTTAGAGAAGGCTTTCTTATTGTCACATTAGGTTGGATATTGGCCGGTATTTTTGGAGCATTGCCATTTGTGTTTTATGGCGCGGTGGATACTTTTATCGATGGATTTTTTGAAGCGATATCAGGTTTTACGACTACCGGAGCCACGGTAATAAACAATGTGGAAGCACTTCCTCACGGAATACTCTTTTGGCGAAGTTTTACTCACTGGCTGGGCGGCATGGGAATTATAGTGCTTTTCCTGGCTATCCTTCCGGGAGTAGGTGCCGGAGGATTTCATATGTTTCGTGCAGAGGTTCCCGGGCCTTCAGTTTCGAAACTATCTTCCAAGATAGCAAATACGGCAAAAATATTATGGCGCATATATATGGGGTTGACGATACTTCAAACCATATTATTGATGGTAGCCGGCCTTGATTTATTCGATTCACTGACACATACATTCGGCACAGTTGCAACCGGAGGTTTTTCCACGCGAGCTTTGAGCGTAGGTGCCTTTAAAAATCCTGCAGCAGAAATTATAATATTAATATTTATGGCAATGTCCGGGGTAAATTTCAGCCTTTATTATTATCTGCTTAAGCGCCAGTGGGATCGAGTATTTGGAGATGAGGAGCTGAAATTTTACTTAGGAGTAATCATCGTTACAACTCTTTTAATTGCATGGAATATCAGAGGATTAATTCCATTAAAGACCGACCTTTTTAGGACAAGTGCGTTTCAAGTGGTTTCAATAATGACCACTACCGGATATGCTACTGCAAATTTTGACCTTTGGCCTGCATTTTCTAAAATGTTACTGTTGCTGCTTATGTTTTTTGGAGGATGTGCCGGTTCTACCGGCGGTGCCATAAAACAAATCAGGATGCTGATTTTATTCAAATACTGCAGGCGAGAGTTAACCCATACACTTCACCCTAAAGCTGTAGTCCCGGTAAAAATAGGAGGCAAACCTATTCCCGATGATGTCCTGAGAAATATTTTGGCATTTAGTTATATATATATAGCCTTATTTGTGCTAGGCTCGTTATTCATAGCGATGTTGGGCGAAGACATGATAACATCGGTTTCATCTGTAGCAGCTACACTGGGCAACATAGGTCCGGGGCTTGGCAGTGTGGGTCCCGAATCTACTTTTAGCGAAATCCCACAAATTGGAAAACTTGTCCTCAGCTTTCTTATGTTAATGGGAAGGCTTGAGATATTTACAGTGATGCTGTGCTTTACTCCAAGTTTTTGGCAGGGAGTTACAATCTTTGGTAAACCCAAGGACTATTCACTGCGGAAAGACCACTCAATTTAA
- a CDS encoding ECF transporter S component → MRNDNLYQIALAGVFTAFGIVLPMMFHVLGLGSTFLPMHIPVLLSGFFLDAPVAGAVGALTPILSSVFTGMPPAFPVMPYMVFELAAYGYMTSFMYRKLRQNVYVSLVGSMVFGRIVSGIAVWVLTAFFGAKFPTPVAFIAASITNGLPGIAIQLIFIPAVVLLLKKYQMRATGRDTLEP, encoded by the coding sequence TTGAGAAATGATAATCTATACCAGATAGCGCTTGCTGGTGTGTTTACTGCCTTTGGAATTGTACTGCCGATGATGTTTCACGTGCTAGGGCTTGGTTCAACCTTTTTGCCAATGCACATACCGGTTTTACTTTCGGGATTTTTCTTGGATGCGCCTGTTGCGGGAGCGGTAGGAGCGTTGACGCCAATTTTAAGTTCTGTTTTTACCGGCATGCCTCCGGCTTTTCCGGTAATGCCCTATATGGTTTTTGAACTTGCAGCCTATGGTTATATGACAAGTTTTATGTATAGAAAACTGCGTCAGAATGTTTATGTATCCTTAGTCGGCAGTATGGTTTTCGGACGCATTGTATCAGGCATTGCCGTATGGGTGCTTACAGCCTTTTTCGGCGCCAAATTTCCCACGCCCGTAGCTTTTATTGCTGCAAGTATTACAAATGGCTTGCCCGGAATAGCAATTCAACTGATATTTATTCCGGCAGTAGTTTTGCTGCTTAAAAAATATCAAATGAGGGCAACCGGGAGGGATACCCTTGAACCATAA
- a CDS encoding class I SAM-dependent methyltransferase, protein MNHKDFFNEVADKWDEMCHHNEAKLRYITKMAGISNGDCILDVGTGTGVMIPYIYEMIGDEGEIIAIDLAEKMLEVARQKYPFNNVRFVLGDIYDAALPETHFDVIMCYSVFPHFQDKPTVISHMAGLLKSGGRLVIAHSQSRRAINELHAESSDAVNSDDLPEADVIKGFMKETGLKPVFAEDNDEMFILIGKK, encoded by the coding sequence TTGAACCATAAGGACTTCTTCAATGAAGTGGCGGATAAATGGGACGAAATGTGCCATCATAATGAAGCAAAACTTAGATATATAACTAAGATGGCAGGAATATCTAATGGAGATTGCATTTTGGATGTAGGTACAGGAACCGGCGTGATGATCCCATATATATATGAAATGATAGGCGATGAGGGAGAAATTATAGCCATCGACCTTGCAGAAAAGATGCTTGAAGTTGCAAGACAAAAATATCCTTTTAACAATGTTCGTTTTGTTCTGGGAGATATTTATGATGCAGCTCTCCCTGAAACCCATTTTGACGTTATAATGTGCTACTCGGTTTTTCCTCACTTTCAAGACAAACCGACAGTGATATCTCATATGGCAGGCCTTCTAAAGTCCGGCGGCAGGCTTGTAATAGCTCACTCTCAGAGCAGGAGAGCTATAAACGAGCTTCACGCAGAAAGTTCTGATGCGGTAAATAGCGATGACCTTCCTGAAGCAGATGTTATAAAAGGATTTATGAAAGAGACAGGGCTTAAACCTGTATTTGCCGAAGACAATGATGAGATGTTTATACTTATCGGTAAAAAATAA
- a CDS encoding FmdE family protein, giving the protein MDEQLWQKCVEFHGHECPGLAIGFKACEAARKKLGISFSKDEEIVCVTENDACGVDAVQVITGCTLGKGNLIYRGTGKQAFTFFRRDTGQKLRIILKPRDDNDKLSKDERKKVIMESPVEELFEFKNPSFDLPKKARIFNTIKCVKCGEGAPEHKIRITDNKPVCLDCFEDYSRGW; this is encoded by the coding sequence ATGGATGAACAGCTTTGGCAAAAATGTGTAGAATTTCACGGCCACGAATGTCCGGGCCTTGCTATCGGATTTAAGGCATGTGAGGCGGCAAGGAAAAAACTTGGTATTAGTTTTTCTAAAGATGAAGAAATAGTTTGTGTGACAGAAAATGATGCGTGCGGAGTTGATGCAGTTCAGGTTATTACAGGATGTACATTAGGCAAAGGGAATCTAATATACCGCGGTACCGGCAAACAGGCATTTACCTTCTTTCGCCGGGATACAGGGCAAAAATTGCGTATCATATTAAAACCCAGGGATGATAATGATAAACTGTCAAAGGATGAGCGTAAGAAAGTTATCATGGAAAGCCCTGTTGAAGAACTATTTGAATTTAAGAATCCCAGTTTTGATTTGCCAAAGAAGGCTCGCATATTTAATACAATAAAATGTGTAAAATGCGGTGAAGGAGCTCCGGAACACAAAATACGCATAACGGATAATAAGCCTGTGTGCCTAGATTGTTTTGAGGATTATTCGAGAGGTTGGTAA
- a CDS encoding ABC transporter substrate-binding protein, translating into MKKSKTSKLFAACVLTIVIFGMAGCGTKTTEKSLGGTGEQSAPLVICLEGGDWGFPSPFAHYSRGPGASKMRLIYDSLLEKGEEGLIPWLAREWTISPDGREYTFVLNSKVKWHDGKMLTVQDVKFSFEYFMKHPPVSDSLFIDGKPFIEKIEVIDESQVKIVVKEPNATVLDRLGIVRIIPEHIWKDIDDPKKVMDLDKLVGCGPYILTDYSQEQGKYRFQAFKDYWGRKPRVDVIEFIPVSDPVLAFENGEIDLLDVPPDIIDRYENNKEFKILKSPAFWGYKLLFNMEKKPELADINVRKAIAHAVDVDELIEKVARGAAVSASSGYLPIDHIWYNPDVTRYDFDIEKAKELLNNKLLNLVLLISDSQQEARIAELLKINFAKAGINIDVRAVDMKTRDNCVKNCDYELAIIGHGGWGRDADCLREAYAATVARDAGPASNVICGYSNPKISQLCKKQLIELDEQKRKSMIMELQKLISDEIPMLPLYNTIDYTVFKPEKYDGWVHVFDHHAVTHNKLSYLEQDKK; encoded by the coding sequence ATGAAAAAATCAAAAACAAGTAAACTGTTTGCTGCATGCGTGCTTACGATTGTAATTTTTGGCATGGCCGGCTGCGGCACAAAAACCACAGAAAAAAGTTTAGGCGGCACCGGCGAACAAAGTGCGCCATTGGTAATATGTCTGGAAGGCGGGGATTGGGGGTTTCCTTCTCCATTTGCTCACTATTCTCGGGGACCGGGTGCATCAAAAATGCGTCTTATCTATGACAGCCTTCTGGAGAAAGGAGAAGAAGGTCTTATTCCATGGCTGGCAAGGGAATGGACTATATCCCCGGACGGTAGGGAGTATACCTTTGTTTTAAACTCTAAAGTCAAATGGCATGATGGGAAGATGCTTACCGTCCAAGATGTAAAGTTTTCTTTCGAGTATTTTATGAAACATCCTCCGGTTTCCGATAGTTTGTTTATTGACGGAAAACCATTTATTGAAAAAATAGAGGTTATTGATGAAAGCCAAGTAAAAATAGTGGTAAAAGAGCCTAACGCTACAGTATTGGATAGATTGGGGATTGTCAGGATAATTCCGGAGCACATCTGGAAGGACATAGATGACCCCAAAAAAGTAATGGATTTGGATAAATTAGTAGGATGCGGCCCGTACATACTTACGGATTATAGTCAGGAGCAGGGCAAGTATCGATTCCAAGCATTTAAAGATTACTGGGGACGGAAGCCTCGGGTAGATGTAATTGAATTTATCCCGGTAAGCGATCCGGTGCTGGCTTTCGAAAACGGAGAAATAGATCTTTTGGATGTTCCGCCGGATATAATTGATCGGTATGAAAACAATAAAGAATTTAAAATCCTTAAAAGTCCGGCCTTCTGGGGTTATAAACTCCTGTTTAACATGGAGAAAAAACCGGAATTGGCGGATATAAACGTAAGAAAAGCTATTGCCCATGCCGTAGATGTTGATGAACTTATCGAAAAAGTAGCACGAGGTGCGGCGGTTTCGGCAAGCTCCGGATATTTGCCAATTGATCACATATGGTATAATCCCGATGTTACGCGATATGATTTTGATATAGAAAAAGCTAAGGAACTTTTAAACAATAAATTATTAAACCTAGTACTACTAATATCGGACAGTCAACAAGAAGCCAGGATTGCAGAACTTCTTAAAATCAACTTCGCAAAAGCCGGAATCAATATTGATGTTCGCGCAGTGGACATGAAGACCCGTGACAACTGTGTTAAAAACTGTGATTATGAACTTGCCATAATTGGACATGGTGGCTGGGGACGCGATGCCGATTGCCTCAGGGAAGCTTATGCGGCAACTGTAGCTCGTGATGCCGGTCCCGCATCCAATGTAATTTGCGGTTACAGCAATCCTAAGATAAGCCAACTTTGCAAAAAGCAGCTTATAGAACTGGATGAACAAAAAAGAAAATCTATGATAATGGAGCTTCAAAAACTTATATCAGATGAGATACCAATGCTGCCCCTTTACAATACAATTGATTATACGGTCTTTAAACCGGAAAAGTACGACGGATGGGTTCATGTTTTTGACCATCATGCGGTAACTCACAACAAATTATCATATTTGGAACAAGATAAAAAATGA
- a CDS encoding ABC transporter permease, giving the protein MRYQKALKYLVTFFCIITLNFFLPRIMPGDPFYFLSSEQGEVTVTYSQEEIDRFKAYYGLDKPVLAQYGSYLKGIIKGDLGYSIYFGSDVRTIIKNRIPWSVSLVLLSVIIGGGAGTLLGCLSAWQRGKGSDKVLYGIMVVISEIPAFLIGIFFLFYLAARQGIFPLSGGAKPFADYASWADAVLDIVYHGFLPTLTLSAVQMGGFYLIARNSMITVMSKDYIITAKAKGLSTGRILFRHALSNAALPIVTQAFYSLGQAVGGTLLVENVFKYPGLGSLMRQAVMVRDYPLIQGIFLTVTFFVVIMNAVVDILYKKLDPRIT; this is encoded by the coding sequence ATGAGATATCAAAAAGCCCTGAAATATCTTGTAACATTTTTCTGTATAATCACATTGAACTTCTTCTTGCCCCGAATTATGCCGGGGGACCCCTTCTATTTTTTATCAAGCGAACAGGGAGAAGTAACTGTGACTTATTCTCAAGAAGAAATTGATCGATTTAAAGCATATTACGGTCTGGATAAGCCTGTGCTTGCCCAATACGGTAGCTATCTGAAGGGTATTATCAAAGGGGATTTGGGATATAGCATATATTTTGGCAGTGATGTAAGGACAATTATTAAAAACCGAATCCCTTGGTCTGTTTCCCTGGTATTGCTGTCAGTAATAATAGGAGGCGGTGCCGGCACGCTGTTGGGCTGTTTGTCGGCATGGCAAAGGGGGAAAGGCTCAGATAAGGTCCTCTACGGTATAATGGTCGTAATTTCTGAAATCCCCGCATTTTTAATAGGCATATTTTTCCTGTTTTATTTGGCGGCTCGGCAGGGAATTTTTCCTCTTTCAGGTGGCGCAAAACCCTTTGCAGACTATGCCTCTTGGGCTGATGCGGTTTTAGACATAGTGTATCACGGTTTTTTACCTACTCTGACACTCTCTGCGGTTCAGATGGGCGGATTTTATCTTATAGCCAGAAACAGTATGATTACGGTAATGTCCAAAGATTATATAATCACAGCTAAAGCTAAGGGACTTAGCACAGGGCGCATACTCTTTCGCCACGCCTTATCCAATGCTGCCTTGCCTATTGTAACTCAAGCTTTTTACAGTTTGGGGCAAGCAGTGGGAGGGACTCTATTGGTAGAAAATGTATTTAAGTATCCGGGCCTCGGTTCATTAATGCGACAAGCCGTAATGGTAAGGGATTACCCTTTGATTCAGGGGATTTTTTTGACCGTAACGTTTTTTGTAGTTATCATGAATGCTGTAGTTGATATTTTATATAAAAAGCTTGACCCGAGAATAACTTGA
- a CDS encoding ABC transporter permease, which translates to MPKIVKQFSIAGKFSLSFIVLVCFIAIFAPMLTKHPWNQPTGASLEPPNKAHILGTDDLGIDLWAQICYGTRNSIVVGIGTAIITCFLGIVLGVVSGYYGGIIDLVITALIDMLTSIPSLPIMIVTGAFFGPSIKNIILILSILSWAMPARIIRSKIISVKQETYIKVAEGYGAGFLYITYKHFLPQIFPISLASFIKLISKAIVSEASLSFLGLGDPTSKSWGLILNYALNFPGVYFTDYWKWWVVYPLCCIILLVLATAIIGREFEKILDTKID; encoded by the coding sequence ATGCCTAAAATTGTGAAACAATTTTCCATAGCAGGTAAATTTTCCTTGTCTTTCATAGTCTTAGTATGTTTTATCGCCATATTTGCCCCGATGCTTACGAAACACCCGTGGAATCAGCCAACGGGCGCCTCTTTGGAACCTCCGAACAAAGCTCATATATTGGGCACTGATGATTTGGGTATAGATTTGTGGGCTCAAATATGCTACGGAACGCGAAACAGCATTGTAGTGGGGATTGGAACAGCAATAATTACATGTTTTCTGGGTATAGTACTAGGCGTTGTATCCGGGTATTATGGAGGTATAATTGACCTTGTAATCACAGCCTTAATAGATATGCTTACATCCATACCCAGTTTGCCTATAATGATTGTGACAGGAGCTTTTTTCGGACCAAGCATAAAAAACATTATATTAATATTATCTATTTTATCTTGGGCTATGCCCGCGCGGATTATACGCTCAAAGATTATTTCAGTAAAACAGGAAACTTACATAAAAGTAGCCGAGGGGTATGGAGCAGGATTTTTATACATAACTTACAAACATTTTCTGCCACAGATTTTTCCAATTTCACTTGCAAGTTTTATTAAACTTATAAGCAAGGCCATAGTATCCGAGGCCAGTCTTTCATTTTTAGGCCTAGGGGACCCTACAAGCAAAAGCTGGGGACTTATATTAAATTATGCATTGAATTTTCCCGGCGTATACTTTACTGATTACTGGAAATGGTGGGTTGTATATCCACTATGTTGTATCATATTGCTTGTGCTGGCTACGGCCATTATAGGCAGGGAGTTTGAAAAAATATTAGATACTAAAATTGATTAG